The Falco cherrug isolate bFalChe1 chromosome 6, bFalChe1.pri, whole genome shotgun sequence genome window below encodes:
- the MAP10 gene encoding microtubule-associated protein 10, producing MEGHSLRQAGGEEWNSSQHSCWPREPSRPAPLAVTGDPQWGKHDQGRGRRLQSRGQLHRALVRRHQAAPGPSGGARCPSPARWPQPPAGAGRTTAAASPPRGEQHSSAPLRRDGDGESPSEPLGPRYPALPGAAGPASRAPTPHRLQAHCAQAPRWGTAGSLLSREVRRPRPSPLTHHLSREPGVGAAMAAAEGLFSLELLVEAVRVAAAPGPALRPVVALRLLDFPTLLLGPAAAAPPLRPGRALPFGRGKRCLFRWRRASLCAALRRRPLRALLLALPAELAPGSPRLLGSCDVSLAPAAAELLRQPGVPASCGRRGRFPLRDAAGRAVGELVLGYRLTSLEAGEEPPPPGPASPRAATPPASSPEPGDEEGEEEDEEEVEELEGNIFCPPVLYYSCKPAESHLPPAAAAAGQWQHVEAWRPQEKDMGQNPPRPSAGPSLLHPVSPRQLHNTLGQLPLLSALLAELSVLTRDAMPAAVHPHLAWLHQAPGSGGMAPQPPSCSSAPRPAEALVGPGGSSGGASPQFKQGGQEATSPASFWAGRGLKKAVPQGETGSEGNCKTKENKPPRKKLLYGLTNTLRLRLRQTNPDKLIIHERREQYRKKQMEMLKKSPSSKRKLLRNAGEQHGVFDRHCSKGDSSKQNNQFDKTVEASLPNSALREHVSVAGDGSPDLQKQAIVNLLKSNVVASKEHPCKVTTAPFLGETAFRSAHKEKYAKVQLPAAFASDANAKGSNEEAIHLIHRKTTEHDDASIVSDHKPSRSRSVENNSEFIYSDDFVASPENTVYSEDFTSAECTGRVSEALDSSPEPLRLESPKQGWSDTEPESSKSRISKTSQRAGSTSDLLPVPSASSPVQSLKRNRDLNTSKRTSVESVDSLNLAQMEASLLDEEQEVQEISKKENRRDQHIKQVSTQRSKVRSDTDLNTGRGQTSAGKSQAVTQVSSYLPSNMSDLELGVLENSMSDKEDDFLGKLLIPNQYKDISELVINKLPGYTM from the exons ATGGAAGGGCACTCCCTTCGCCAGGCAGGGGGTGAGGAGTGGAATTCTTCACAA CACTCCTGCTGGCCGAGGGAGCCATCCCGCCCCGCTCCTCTGGCCGTTACTGGTGATCCACAATGGGGAAAGCACGACCAAGGCCGCGGCCGCCGCCTTCAGAGCCGCGGGCAGCTCCACAGGGCGCTTGTGAGGAGGCACCAAGCAGCACCCGGCCCCAGCGGCGGCGCCCGCTGCCCCTCACCCGCCCGGTGGCCGCAGCCTCCGGCAGGGGCAGGCCGCACCACGGCAGCGGCGAGTCCCCCGCGGGGAGAACAGCACAGCTCCGCTCCCCTCCGGCGGGATGGGGACGGAGAGAGCCCTTCCGAGCCCCTGGGCCCGCGCTACCCCGCgctgccgggggcggcgggTCCAGCCTCCCGCGCCCCCACCCCGCACCGACTACAAGCCCACTGCGCGCAGGCGCCTCGCTGGGGGACGGCGGGGTCGCTGCTCTCGCGAGAGGTCCGGCGGCCTCGCCCGAGTCCCCTCACACACCACCTCTCGCGAGAGCCGGGCGTGGGGGCTGccatggcggcggcggaggggctGTTCTCGCTGGAGCTGTTGGTGGAGGCGGTGCGGGTagcggcggcgccgggccccgcgcTGCGCCCGGTCGTGGCGCTGCGCCTCTTGGACTTCCCCACTCTCCTGctgggccccgccgccgccgcgccgcccctgCGGCCGGGGCGGGCCTTGCCCTTCGGGCGCGGCAAGCGCTGCCTCTTCCGCTGGCGCCGGGCCTCGCTCTGCGCTGCGCTGCGCCGCCGGCCGCTCCGCGCTCTGCTGCTGGCGCTGCCCGCCGAGCTCGCCCCGGGCTCCCCCCGCCTCCTCGGCAGCTGCGACGTCTCCCTggcccccgccgctgccgagcTGCTGCGGCAGCCCGGGGTGCCCGCCTCTTGCGGCCGCCGCGGCCGCTTCCCGCTGCGGGACGCCGCGGGGCGAGCCGTCGGGGAGCTGGTCCTGGGCTACCGCCTCACCAGCCTGGAGGCCGGGGAGGAGCCGCCCCCGCCGGGTCCCGCTAGCCCCCGCGCTGCCACGCCGCCTGCCAGCTCACCTGAGCCGGGGGacgaggagggagaggaggaggatgaggaggaggttGAAGAGCTGGAGGGCAACATTTTTTGCCCTCCCGTGCTCTATTACAGCTGCAAGCCTGCTGAGTCTCATCTGCCGCCAGCAGCAGCGGCTgcagggcagtggcagcacGTTGAGGCCTGGAGACCGCAGGAGAAAGACATGGGCCAGAACCCCCCACGTCCCAGTGCTGGGCCCTCCTTGCTGCACCCCGTCAGCCCTCGACAGCTCCACAACACTCTGGGGCAGCTGCCGCTGCTTAGtgccttgctggcagagctgtcagTGCTCACCCGTGATGCTATGCCTGCTGCTGTCCACCCCCATCTTGCTTGGCTCCACCAGGCCCCTGGGAGCGGTGGCatggccccccagccccccagctgctcctctgcccccagGCCTGCAGAGGCACTTGTGGGGCCTGGTGGGAGCAGTGGAGGTGCCAGCCCTCAATTCAAGCAAGGTGGGCAGGAGGCCACCTCACCAGCATCATTTTGGGCTGGGAGAGGACTTAAGAAAGCTGTACCCCAAGGAGAGACAGGCTCTGAAGGGAACTGCAAAactaaggaaaacaaacctcCCAGAAAGAAATTGTTGTATGGGCTGACAAATACATTGAGGCTACGGCTGCGGCAGACCAACCCTGATAAGCTGATAATTCATGAAAGGAGGGAGcagtacagaaaaaagcaaatggaaatgctgaagaaaagccCTTCATCCAAAAGAAAGCTGCTTAGAAATGCTGGAGAACAGCATGGGGTGTTTGACAGGCATTGTAGCAAGGGAGACAGTTCAAAGCAGAATAATCAGTTTGATAAAACTGTTGAGGCTTCATTACCAAACAGTGCTCTCAGAGAGCACGTTTCTGTGGCAGGAGATGGGTCCCCTGACCTGCAGAAACAGGCTATTGTAAATCTGCTGAAGAGCAATGTAGTTGCAAGCAAGGAACATCCGTGCAAAGTAACTACAGCCCCCTTCCTGGGGGAAACTGCGTTCAGATCTGCTCACAAGGAAAAGTATGCGAAAGTCCAACTCCCAGCTGCTTTCGCATCAGATGCTAATGCAAAGGGAAGTAATGAGGAAGCAATACACTTAATCCATCGTAAAACCACAGAGCACGATGATGCATCCATTGTAAGTGATCATAAACCAAGCCGTAGCAGGAGTGTTGAAAACAACTCTGAATTCATATACTCGGATGACTTTGTTGCTAGTCCTGAGAACACAGTTTATTCAGAAGatttcaccagtgctgagtgtACAGGCAGAGTCTCGGAAGCTCTTGACAGCAGTCCTGAACCTCTGCGGCTTGAAAGTCCAAAGCAAGGTTGGTCGGATACAGAGCCAGAATCCAGCAAGTCCAGAATTTCAAAGACAAGTCAAAGAGCTGGAAGTACTTCAGATCTTCTGCCAGTTCCTTCAGCTTCATCTCCAGTTCAGTCTTTGAAGAGAAACCGTGACCTAAACACCAGCAAGAGAACTAGTGTTGAGTCTGTTGATTCACTTAACCTTGCTCAAATGGAGGCATCATTATTAGATGAAGAGCAAGAAGTCCAAGAGATCAGTAAGAAAGAGAACAGGAGGGATCAGCACATTAAACAAGTATCTACACAGAGAAGCAAAGTTAGGTCTGATACTGATCTGAATACAGGAAGGGGGCAGACCTCTGCAGGAAAAAGCCAGGCAGTAACTCAAGTTAGCTCCTACTTGCCATCTAACATGTCTGATCTTGAACTTGGTGTTCTGGAAAACAGTATGTCAGACAAAGAGGATGATTTTCTGGGAAAACTACTCATTCCTAACCAATACAAAGACATCAGTGAACTTGTAATAAACAAACTTCCAGGATACACAATGTAA